Genomic window (Armatimonadota bacterium):
GCGTGCACCGTGTCGGGGACCGGCACCTCGGCCAGCGGGACCGCCAGCGTCCAGCGGTCGCCGGCGGGAGTGAGCACTCCCCCCTCGATCCAGGCGCGGAGCATTTCCTCCATAAAGAGCGGGTTGCCCTCGGCGCGCTTGAGCACACGGTCGAGCAACTCCTCCGGCGCGTCCCGGCCGCCCAGAATCCCCCGGGCCAGGGCGAGGCTCTCCTGGCCTCCCAGCGGGTCGAGGGAGAGGGTGGACGCGCTGCGTTTTCCCCCGAGCCAGGTCGGGCGGCGCTCCAGCAGTTCCGCCCGGGAGAGGACGAGCAGGAGCAGGGGAATCTCCCGGATCCAGTCGGCGCTGTGCTCCAGGTAATCCAGGGTAACGTCATCCGCCGAGTGCATATCTTCCAGGATCAGGAGCAGCGGCCCCCGTTCGGCCAGGGCCCGGAAGAAGACGCGCATGCCGGCGAAGAGCTCTTGCCGGGTGAGATCACGCCCCGCCGGGCCCAGCCCGAGGACGGAGAGCAGCGCGGGGACGCCATCCACCACGTCCAGGCGCCCTGCCGCCGCGGTGACCTTGCGGCGAGCCGTGTCCAGCGGATCGCCGAAGAGGATGCCGCACTCCTCTCGGATGGTCTCGCCCAGTGCCCAGAGCGGGACGCCGGTGCCGTACGGCAGCGCGCGGCCGCGGAGGCTGTGCACGTCGCCCGCCCGCTGGCGGAACTCCTGCACCAGGCGGGTCTTGCCGACGCCGGCCGGACCGAGGATCGTCACCACGTGGCCGCGCCCCTCCCGGCGCGTGCGGCGCAGGTGCCCGACCAGCAGGTCGAGTTCCTCCTCCCGGCCGACGAAGGGCGTGGCCCGCACCTCCCGCTCCCGCGGCGGGGCCAGGTCGCGCAGTTCCCAGGCCGGCAGCGGGTCCGCGGGCCCCTTGACCGTCAGGGGAGGCGCGGCCCGCAAGGCGGCGGCGTGCTGCAGGG
Coding sequences:
- a CDS encoding adenylate/guanylate cyclase domain-containing protein, producing the protein MRCPTCGFDNPAGMRLCGNCGTALEGVAGAGEERKLVTVLFADVVGSTALAAAVDPERLRGQMARFFAVAREEVERYGGTVEKFIGDAVMAVFGLPVIHEDDAERAARAVSAIRARIEPEVAAGRLPPIRAGLATGEVVANPRAVEKGEFLVTGEVVNLAARLQQHAEPGQILVSARTMRALQHAAALRAAPPLTVKGPADPLPAWELRDLAPPREREVRATPFVGREEELDLLVGHLRRTRREGRGHVVTILGPAGVGKTRLVQEFRQRAGDVHSLRGRALPYGTGVPLWALGETIREECGILFGDPLDTARRKVTAAAGRLDVVDGVPALLSVLGLGPAGRDLTRQELFAGMRVFFRALAERGPLLLILEDMHSADDVTLDYLEHSADWIREIPLLLLVLSRAELLERRPTWLGGKRSASTLSLDPLGGQESLALARGILGGRDAPEELLDRVLKRAEGNPLFMEEMLRAWIEGGVLTPAGDRWTLAVPLAEVPVPDTVHAVIAARVDTLPAAEKQVLQVAAVQGKDFWLGGVRHIVTDDHVDQALAGLEQREFVIRKPRSVLAAEEEFTFRHILIRDVAYGLIPKAQRWPMHARLAEWSARTVGDRQAE